CGGTACAAAGACATTCATTCCGCTCGAAAATAATCCAGAAGTTTTCACCAAACTCATTCATAACCTGGGCGTTTCCGAGAAGCTCGGTTTTTACGATGTCTACAGCATTGACGAGCCTGAGCTGCTTGCCATGATCCCTCGTCCAGTTCATGCTCTGGTCTTCATCACTCCTACACCTATGTGGGCGCGCGTTCGTGAGAACGACCCAGGTTCAAAGGAGCTGAGTTACGATGGCTCTGGTCCAGACGAGCCAGTTGTGTGGTACAAACAAACTATAGGTCACGCTTGCGGTCTCATTGCTCTCCTTCACAGCGTGAGCAACGGCACAgccaagagcttcatcaacacaaACTCGATCCTCGATAAGATTCTTAAGGAAACACAAGATCTCAAGCCTCTCCAACGCGCCAATCATCTCTACAACTCGATAGAGTTGGAGAAGGCTCACATGGCTGCTGCAGTGACAGGTGACACTATAGCCCCTGCGAGCGAAGAGCCTAGCGGATATCATTTCATCAGCTTCGTTAAAGGCCAAGATGGTCATTTATACGATCTTGAAGGAGGTTGGGGAGGCCCGGTTGATTGCGGCACATTGGACGATGGTGAGGATCTTCTCAGCAATAAG
The window above is part of the Fusarium oxysporum f. sp. lycopersici 4287 chromosome 8, whole genome shotgun sequence genome. Proteins encoded here:
- a CDS encoding ubiquitin carboxyl-terminal hydrolase L3 (At least one base has a quality score < 10); amino-acid sequence: MSTTPGVSFRKDGTKTFIPLENNPEVFTKLIHNLGVSEKLGFYDVYSIDEPELLAMIPRPVHALVFITPTPMWARVRENDPGSKELSYDGSGPDEPVVWYKQTIGHACGLIALLHSVSNGTAKSFINTNSILDKILKETQDLKPLQRANHLYNSIELEKAHMAAAVTGDTIAPASEEPSGYHFISFVKGQDGHLYDLEGGWGGPVDCGTLDDGEDLLSNKALEVTVKRFTKAAEGNLEFSIIALATVPDGA